GCGCATGCCTACCGCTACGACGACACCACCTCGACCTTTATCGTCGAGGCGCCACAGGAGGTCTGGGCCGCGGCCGGCCTTGAACAGATGGGCAAGGACGAGAGCATCGCGTTCTGCGAGCGGCTCTTTGCCAAGGTGCTGGATGGCCACTCCCTGGTGTCCAACGCGGCCCATCTCCGCGGCTCGGCGCAGTGGATTCGGTTCCCGCGTGTCGTCTGCAAACAGTGGGTGCACCACAATGGTCGAGCCCCCGTGGTCTTGATGGGAGACGCCGCCCACACCGCGCATTTCTCGATCGGATCCGGCACCAAGCTGGCGTTTGAAGATGCGATTGCTCTGGCCCAGAACATCGCGGCGCATCCCGACGATCTACCCGGCGCCCTCGAGCAATATGTGGCGACGCGCTCCATTGACGTGTTGCGCATTCAGAACGCGGCGCGCAACTCCACCGAGTGGTTTGAGAACGTCGAACGCCACATGCAATTGGAACCGGAGCAGTTCGCCTATTCCCTGCTCACGCGATCGCAGCGCATTTCGCACGAGAATCTTCGCCTGCGCGACGCGGGCTACGTCGCGTCATTTGAGCACTGGCTTGCCGCTCGCTCAGGGCTCACGACCACCGTCGCCGTGCCGCCGATGTTCACGCCGTTTACAGTGCGGGGGCTCACGTTGCACAACCGCGTCGTGGTATCGCCAATGGCGCAGTACTCCTGCGTCGATGGCGTGCCCGGTGACTATCACCTCACGCACCTCGGCGCGCGCGCCCTCGGCGGGGCCGGACTCATATTTGCCGAGATGACGGCCCCCTCTGCGGACGGCCGCATCACCCCCGGCTGCCCCGGCCTGTACACCGATGCGCAAGGCGAGGCCTGGCAGCGCATCGTGCGTTTTGTGCATGCGAACAGCAGCGCCAAGATTGCCATGCAGCTCGGTCACGCCGGTGCCAAGGGTTCCACTCGCCTCGGGTGGGAAGGCATCGACCAACCGCTGGCCGAGGGCAACTGGCCGCTCATCTCGGCCTCGGAGCAGCAGTACCTCGCCGGTGTCAGTCAACGCTCGCTCGCCATGACACGCGCCGATATGGATCGCGTACTGACGGAATTTTGCGCGGCGACGGATCGGGCCACGGCGGCAGGTTTTGACTGGTTGGAGCTGCACTGCGCGCACGGCTACCTCCTCTCGAGCTTCCTCTCGCCGCTCACCAACCAGCGCCGCGATGAGTACGGAGGATCGCTCGAGCATCGCCTGCGCTACCCACTCGAGGTCTTTGCCGCACTCCGTGCCCGCTGGCCTGCTGACAAACCCATGTCGGTGCGCATCAGCGCACACGACTGGGTGGCCGGTGGCACCACAGTGGAGGACGCGGTGCAGATGGCCGCGGCATTCAAAGCAGCGGGTGCCGACGTGATGGATGTGTCGTCCGGCCAAGTGAGCAAGGAGGAGAAGCCCACCTTCGGCCGCATGTGGCAGACGCCATTCTCCGAGAGCATCCG
The genomic region above belongs to Gemmatimonadota bacterium and contains:
- a CDS encoding bifunctional salicylyl-CoA 5-hydroxylase/oxidoreductase, with product MRITCVGGGPAGLYFALLMKLQNPAHEVEVLERNAPSDTFGWGVVFSDQTLAALREADAKTADAILSAFNHWDNIDVHVNGRTLRSGGHGFCGIGRMKLLQVLQARCAELGVRLRYETEAPDDTAIDADLIIAADGLNSRLREKYAATYQPDIDLRHCRFVWLGTSKLFEAFTFDFQKTDAGWFQAHAYRYDDTTSTFIVEAPQEVWAAAGLEQMGKDESIAFCERLFAKVLDGHSLVSNAAHLRGSAQWIRFPRVVCKQWVHHNGRAPVVLMGDAAHTAHFSIGSGTKLAFEDAIALAQNIAAHPDDLPGALEQYVATRSIDVLRIQNAARNSTEWFENVERHMQLEPEQFAYSLLTRSQRISHENLRLRDAGYVASFEHWLAARSGLTTTVAVPPMFTPFTVRGLTLHNRVVVSPMAQYSCVDGVPGDYHLTHLGARALGGAGLIFAEMTAPSADGRITPGCPGLYTDAQGEAWQRIVRFVHANSSAKIAMQLGHAGAKGSTRLGWEGIDQPLAEGNWPLISASEQQYLAGVSQRSLAMTRADMDRVLTEFCAATDRATAAGFDWLELHCAHGYLLSSFLSPLTNQRRDEYGGSLEHRLRYPLEVFAALRARWPADKPMSVRISAHDWVAGGTTVEDAVQMAAAFKAAGADVMDVSSGQVSKEEKPTFGRMWQTPFSESIRNRVGVATMAVGAISEADHVNSIIAAGRADLCAVARPHLANPAWTLTEAARIGYTGPHGLAWPRPYVSGKAQLEKEFERQRAQSSQNAGLSALEQANRALGV